In one window of Candidatus Avedoeria danica DNA:
- a CDS encoding TIGR03663 family protein — MDAEMDDVTDMKDDETTATADADSGATSAVDDAEVRVQHDAGDAVDAPAETAAPRRRVRTGPTVRERLGGWRWDWETVGWALVLVAAVATRLYLLGKRGMSHDESLHTFYSWQLAVGKGYRHDPMMHGPILYHWTALMYLLFGVSDFTARLFGAVSGIVLVATPLLLRKWLGRSGALVAGILLLLSPSVMMYSRYIRHDIPVELATVLMLIGFVRYLDDRQPKWIVTAFVGGLIGITSAEMSYITGFMLVSFIALALWVESAGRRNDDWLLWAQRFGLALALGLGGFAVRTFAKSAAMGAGTPAEATLVPWQIAAIGVALVIALGVAVPLVAQALGVRSTPGWRSPMGYGLALIGAGAVLLLALDPAATAGSFNWYMAKVAISLLVAGAPVVAIAAVGSFIELPAAANRLGLLVSGAVAALFYIVVAEGLIHHGVTTAFDSAYYAWQIAAAAALIALGVWAVTMLPRDRVWALLAVVGLASLVFDLAVQYGANAERFAGFRQQASIIGGVGIALGFAALALEVQGRLSGGARAVARWTNALWPLLLGPSIGLAAFAATTFGMADVAHLTKTAEPLAVGAGVLLALAVGAALLNAARPKPTVLGQLNGLPYEGLLVGIVVFVVLYIALFTTWFQETDLANGFARSLQYWWGQHDVQRGGQPWYFYILVIGPLYEWLPMILCLCAVAVYGRLPALRFHRGNDSGDPLSPSPAAWVFVPMIVVWMLGVWWIFSWAGEKMPWLITHMAVPMCLLGARFVADVMSGIDVPAWRAKGWQLTAMTVAAFALLAGLVARTTSLAAAEASRPAAVGWGVAVVIVIALVVGVRTVGADLVSAQRRKAVVVGAMLFGLVVSAGYALQANFKNSELGTEYLVYAHGTPDDKEIYDLLKRMDTARPDEPLKLGFDNEVSWPYTWYFRNICPPRARGLAADFLCLLGQGCPSADTCSDWRQDPKYLAEGKTVDVAGLKELDAVLVGSPNYGNFEPYLRKDFVAVEVNRMYWPNEGYKGLTWPRIREAFVNPDLRANLLRIIFHREYVTDPTARPLVPKSLDDWFYHAKMKLWVKKSSAQALAATGQSWPDWMTDVEVAQAPDHSVPFNVDQAFSEANGVPFNAPKDIALAPDGSLYVLDHGNKRIAHLAADGTTIAVIDTPVLQYGEKDTELQPSAWGIGVGADGAVYVADTWNNRILHYMDDRWTEKSFGIGGVPEGGADKDLDKLFGPRDVAVGPGGEIFFTDTGNKRIIVLDPAMAAVRSIGKEGPAAGEFNEPVAVAFDPATGEMVVADLWNLRVQVFSKDLLPVREWAVDGWGSKEAAHKGYVAVGPNSTVLVTDPQGARVWIYDSTGKILGTLDLENDPIGLMQPIGIAVSATGQIYVASSEKNVVSRYDWPESLRAAAGLSDGGPPVVPGEGTPSDGTAADGTPTASTTPPTPTPTVATPAPSPTTGDVGDAGGANGSPLPSPTLGQAAKP, encoded by the coding sequence ATGGACGCAGAGATGGACGATGTGACGGACATGAAGGACGACGAGACGACGGCGACGGCCGATGCCGACAGCGGGGCGACGAGCGCGGTCGACGACGCCGAAGTGCGCGTGCAGCACGACGCAGGCGATGCCGTTGACGCCCCGGCCGAGACCGCCGCACCGCGGCGCCGTGTCCGCACCGGCCCGACCGTGCGCGAGCGGCTCGGCGGCTGGCGTTGGGATTGGGAGACCGTCGGCTGGGCGCTCGTGCTTGTCGCCGCGGTGGCCACGCGCCTCTATCTCCTCGGCAAGCGCGGCATGTCGCACGACGAGAGCCTGCACACGTTCTACTCGTGGCAGCTCGCCGTCGGCAAGGGCTACCGTCACGACCCGATGATGCACGGTCCGATCCTCTATCACTGGACCGCGCTCATGTACCTCCTGTTCGGCGTGAGCGACTTCACGGCGCGGCTCTTCGGGGCGGTTTCCGGCATCGTGCTCGTCGCCACGCCGCTCCTCCTGCGCAAGTGGCTCGGCCGCTCGGGTGCGCTCGTTGCCGGCATCCTCCTGCTCCTCTCGCCGAGCGTGATGATGTACTCGCGCTACATCCGCCACGACATCCCGGTCGAACTCGCGACCGTGCTCATGCTCATCGGCTTCGTGCGCTATCTGGACGATCGGCAGCCGAAGTGGATCGTGACCGCGTTCGTCGGCGGCCTGATCGGGATCACGTCAGCCGAGATGTCCTACATCACCGGCTTCATGCTCGTCTCGTTCATCGCCCTCGCGCTCTGGGTGGAGTCCGCCGGGCGGCGGAACGACGATTGGCTGCTGTGGGCGCAGCGCTTCGGCCTCGCGCTCGCGCTCGGGCTCGGCGGCTTCGCCGTGCGCACGTTCGCCAAGTCGGCGGCGATGGGCGCCGGGACGCCGGCGGAAGCCACGCTCGTGCCGTGGCAGATCGCGGCGATCGGCGTCGCGCTCGTCATCGCCCTCGGCGTGGCCGTTCCGCTCGTGGCGCAGGCGCTCGGCGTCCGATCGACGCCCGGCTGGCGGTCGCCGATGGGCTACGGGCTCGCCCTCATCGGCGCCGGCGCGGTGCTCCTGCTGGCCCTCGACCCGGCTGCGACGGCCGGGTCGTTCAACTGGTACATGGCCAAGGTGGCCATCAGCCTGCTGGTCGCCGGTGCGCCCGTCGTGGCGATCGCCGCCGTCGGATCGTTCATCGAGCTGCCGGCCGCCGCCAACCGCCTCGGACTGCTGGTCAGCGGGGCCGTCGCGGCCCTTTTCTACATCGTCGTCGCCGAGGGGCTGATCCATCACGGCGTGACGACGGCCTTCGACAGCGCGTACTACGCCTGGCAGATCGCGGCCGCGGCTGCGCTCATCGCGCTCGGTGTCTGGGCGGTCACGATGCTGCCGCGCGACCGGGTCTGGGCGCTGCTGGCCGTCGTCGGCTTGGCCAGCCTGGTGTTCGATCTGGCCGTGCAGTACGGCGCCAACGCCGAGCGGTTCGCCGGCTTCCGGCAGCAGGCGTCCATCATCGGCGGCGTCGGGATCGCGCTCGGCTTCGCGGCGCTGGCGCTGGAGGTGCAGGGTCGGCTGAGCGGCGGCGCCCGCGCCGTCGCGCGCTGGACGAACGCGCTCTGGCCGCTGCTCCTCGGCCCGTCCATCGGCCTCGCCGCGTTCGCGGCGACGACGTTCGGTATGGCGGACGTGGCGCACCTCACGAAGACGGCCGAGCCGCTGGCCGTCGGCGCGGGCGTGCTGTTGGCGCTGGCCGTCGGCGCGGCGCTCCTGAACGCCGCGCGGCCGAAGCCCACCGTCCTCGGGCAGCTGAACGGGCTGCCGTACGAGGGGCTGCTCGTCGGCATCGTGGTCTTCGTCGTGCTCTACATCGCCCTGTTCACGACGTGGTTCCAGGAGACGGACCTGGCGAACGGCTTCGCCCGATCGCTCCAGTACTGGTGGGGCCAGCATGACGTCCAGCGCGGCGGGCAGCCGTGGTACTTCTATATCCTCGTCATCGGCCCGCTCTACGAGTGGCTGCCGATGATCCTGTGCTTGTGCGCCGTGGCGGTGTACGGCCGCCTGCCCGCGCTCCGCTTCCACCGCGGCAACGACTCCGGTGATCCGCTGTCGCCGTCGCCCGCGGCGTGGGTCTTCGTGCCGATGATCGTCGTCTGGATGCTCGGCGTGTGGTGGATCTTCAGCTGGGCCGGCGAGAAGATGCCGTGGCTGATCACCCACATGGCCGTGCCGATGTGCCTGCTCGGCGCGCGGTTCGTGGCCGACGTGATGTCCGGGATCGACGTGCCGGCGTGGCGCGCCAAGGGCTGGCAGCTGACCGCGATGACGGTGGCGGCGTTCGCCCTGCTGGCCGGCCTCGTCGCACGCACGACGTCGCTGGCGGCGGCTGAGGCGTCGCGGCCGGCGGCCGTCGGCTGGGGCGTGGCGGTCGTGATCGTCATCGCGCTCGTCGTCGGCGTGCGCACCGTCGGCGCCGACCTCGTGTCCGCGCAGCGGCGAAAGGCCGTCGTCGTCGGCGCGATGCTGTTCGGCCTCGTCGTGAGCGCGGGCTACGCGCTGCAGGCCAACTTCAAGAACAGCGAACTTGGCACGGAGTATCTGGTGTATGCGCACGGCACGCCGGACGACAAGGAGATCTACGACCTCCTGAAGCGGATGGACACCGCGCGCCCCGACGAGCCGCTCAAGCTCGGCTTCGACAACGAGGTGAGCTGGCCCTACACGTGGTACTTCCGCAACATCTGCCCCCCCCGCGCCCGCGGTCTGGCGGCCGACTTCCTGTGCCTGCTCGGCCAGGGCTGCCCGTCGGCCGACACGTGCAGCGACTGGCGCCAGGACCCGAAGTACCTGGCCGAGGGCAAGACCGTCGACGTGGCCGGCTTGAAGGAGCTGGACGCGGTGCTCGTCGGCTCGCCGAACTACGGCAACTTCGAGCCCTACCTGCGCAAAGACTTCGTGGCGGTCGAGGTCAACCGGATGTACTGGCCGAACGAGGGCTACAAGGGACTGACGTGGCCGCGGATCCGCGAGGCATTCGTGAACCCGGACCTGCGGGCGAACCTGCTGCGGATCATCTTCCACCGCGAGTACGTGACGGATCCCACCGCGCGGCCGCTCGTCCCGAAGTCGCTGGACGACTGGTTCTACCACGCCAAGATGAAGCTCTGGGTGAAAAAGTCGTCGGCGCAGGCGCTCGCCGCAACGGGGCAGAGCTGGCCGGATTGGATGACGGACGTCGAGGTGGCGCAGGCGCCCGACCACAGCGTGCCGTTCAACGTCGACCAGGCGTTCAGCGAGGCGAACGGCGTGCCGTTCAACGCACCCAAGGACATCGCGCTCGCACCGGACGGCAGCCTGTACGTGCTGGACCACGGCAACAAGCGGATCGCCCACCTGGCGGCGGACGGGACGACGATCGCGGTGATCGACACGCCCGTCCTGCAGTACGGCGAGAAGGACACCGAGCTGCAGCCGAGCGCCTGGGGCATCGGCGTCGGCGCGGACGGCGCGGTGTACGTGGCGGACACCTGGAACAACCGGATCCTTCACTACATGGACGACCGCTGGACGGAGAAGTCGTTCGGCATCGGCGGTGTGCCGGAGGGCGGGGCGGACAAGGACCTGGACAAGCTCTTCGGCCCGCGCGACGTGGCCGTCGGGCCGGGCGGCGAGATCTTCTTCACGGATACGGGCAACAAGCGGATCATCGTCCTCGACCCGGCGATGGCGGCGGTGCGGTCGATCGGCAAGGAGGGGCCGGCGGCCGGCGAGTTCAACGAGCCGGTGGCCGTGGCGTTCGATCCCGCGACGGGCGAGATGGTCGTGGCCGACCTCTGGAACCTGCGCGTCCAGGTGTTCAGCAAGGACCTCCTGCCCGTGCGCGAGTGGGCCGTCGACGGCTGGGGCAGCAAGGAAGCCGCCCACAAGGGCTACGTGGCCGTCGGCCCGAACAGCACGGTCCTCGTGACGGACCCGCAGGGCGCGCGCGTCTGGATCTACGATTCGACGGGCAAGATCCTCGGCACGCTCGACCTCGAGAACGACCCCATCGGGCTGATGCAGCCCATCGGCATCGCGGTGAGCGCGACGGGCCAGATCTACGTCGCGAGCTCCGAGAAGAACGTCGTGTCCCGTTACGACTGGCCGGAGAGCTTGCGGGCGGCGGCGGGGTTGTCGGACGGCGGTCCGCCGGTTGTCCCGGGCGAAGGGACGCCCTCGGACGGAACGGCGGCTGACGGCACCCCAACCGCATCGACGACACCGCCGACGCCGACGCCCACCGTCGCGACGCCGGCGCCGAGCCCGACGACGGGCGATGTCGGCGACGCGGGCGGGGCGAACGGGTCGCCGTTGCCGAGCCCGACGCTGGGGCAGGCGGCGAAACCGTAG
- the sucC gene encoding ADP-forming succinate--CoA ligase subunit beta, translating into MDLFEYQAKRLFGAHGIPVKLGEVARTPDEARAAAERIGCPVVVKAQVLTGGRGKAGGVKLAATPDEAAEKARAILGLDIKGHTVKLVLVDPAVDIATEIYVAITLDRAARRALIMASAEGGMDIEQVAVEKPEAIVRVHIDPAVGLQPYQLRQLAFGIGLPAAHHAAFADLVTRLHAVFEAADATLAEVNPLILTTAGEMLALDGKVTVDASALYRQSALAADRYDGDLTDAERAARDAGLNYVDLDGSIGCLVNGAGLAMASMDVIKLFGGEPANFLDIGGGAQADKVEKALRIILADARVKAVLINIFGGITRGDEVARGIVAALGNIATDVPFVVRIVGTNAEAAQTILADAKLHSGATLAEAAQKAVQLAAERGAA; encoded by the coding sequence ATGGACCTCTTCGAATACCAAGCCAAGCGTCTGTTCGGCGCCCACGGCATCCCGGTGAAGCTGGGCGAGGTCGCCCGCACGCCGGACGAAGCGCGCGCCGCGGCCGAGCGGATCGGCTGCCCGGTCGTCGTCAAGGCCCAGGTCCTGACGGGCGGCCGCGGCAAGGCCGGCGGCGTGAAGCTCGCCGCCACCCCGGACGAGGCGGCCGAGAAGGCGCGCGCGATCCTCGGGCTCGACATCAAGGGCCACACCGTCAAGCTCGTCCTCGTCGACCCGGCGGTCGACATCGCCACCGAGATCTATGTCGCCATCACGTTGGACCGCGCCGCTCGCCGCGCGCTGATCATGGCCAGCGCCGAGGGCGGCATGGATATCGAACAGGTGGCGGTCGAGAAGCCCGAGGCGATCGTCCGCGTCCATATCGACCCGGCCGTCGGGCTGCAGCCGTACCAGCTGCGCCAGCTCGCGTTCGGCATCGGTCTGCCCGCGGCGCATCATGCCGCCTTCGCCGACCTCGTCACGCGCCTGCACGCCGTCTTCGAGGCCGCCGACGCGACGCTGGCCGAGGTGAACCCGCTGATCCTGACGACCGCCGGCGAGATGCTGGCCCTCGACGGCAAAGTGACCGTCGACGCGAGCGCGCTGTACCGCCAGAGCGCGCTGGCGGCCGATCGCTACGACGGCGACCTGACGGACGCCGAGCGCGCCGCCCGCGACGCCGGGCTGAACTACGTCGACCTCGACGGTTCGATCGGCTGCCTCGTGAACGGCGCCGGGCTGGCGATGGCCTCGATGGATGTGATCAAGCTCTTCGGCGGCGAGCCGGCGAACTTCCTGGACATCGGCGGCGGGGCCCAGGCGGACAAGGTCGAGAAAGCCCTGCGGATCATCCTGGCGGACGCGCGCGTGAAGGCCGTCCTCATCAACATCTTCGGCGGCATCACCCGCGGCGACGAGGTCGCCCGCGGGATCGTCGCCGCGCTCGGCAACATCGCCACCGACGTCCCGTTCGTCGTCCGCATCGTCGGCACGAACGCCGAGGCGGCGCAGACGATCCTGGCCGACGCCAAGCTCCACTCCGGGGCCACACTCGCCGAAGCGGCGCAGAAGGCCGTCCAGCTGGCGGCCGAACGGGGGGCAGCATGA
- the sucD gene encoding succinate--CoA ligase subunit alpha, with translation MSIYVDASSRVLVQGITGREGAFHTGHMVTSGTNVVAGVTPGKGGQVLEGDLAGVPVFNTVRDAVKATGANVSCIFVPAKFAADAVLEAADAGIGVIVTITEGVPVHDMIRVTNSVRSRGITMIGPNCPGMITPGGAKVGIIPANICTPGPVGVVSRSGTLTYEVLHALTSRGIGQTTAVGIGGDPVQGTKFVDVLAHFQADPATELIVMIGEIGGTDEEAAAAYVAANVTKPVVGFIAGQTAPPGKTMGHAGAIISGGKGTAAEKIRALQAAGIAVARHPDEIAEIVAGQLGR, from the coding sequence ATGAGCATCTACGTCGACGCGTCGTCACGCGTCCTGGTCCAAGGGATCACCGGCCGCGAGGGCGCCTTCCACACCGGTCACATGGTGACGAGCGGCACGAACGTCGTCGCCGGCGTCACGCCCGGCAAGGGCGGGCAGGTGCTGGAGGGCGATCTGGCCGGCGTGCCGGTCTTCAACACCGTCCGCGATGCCGTCAAGGCCACCGGCGCGAACGTCAGCTGCATCTTCGTCCCGGCCAAGTTCGCCGCGGACGCCGTGCTCGAGGCGGCCGACGCCGGGATCGGGGTGATCGTCACGATCACCGAGGGCGTGCCGGTCCACGACATGATCCGCGTCACGAACTCCGTGCGCAGCCGCGGGATCACGATGATCGGCCCGAACTGCCCCGGCATGATCACGCCCGGCGGCGCGAAGGTCGGGATCATCCCGGCCAACATCTGCACGCCGGGACCGGTCGGCGTCGTCAGCCGTTCCGGCACGCTGACCTACGAGGTGCTCCATGCGCTGACGAGCCGCGGCATCGGCCAGACGACGGCCGTCGGCATCGGCGGCGATCCCGTGCAGGGCACGAAGTTCGTCGACGTCCTGGCCCACTTCCAGGCGGATCCGGCGACGGAGCTGATCGTCATGATCGGCGAGATCGGCGGCACGGACGAGGAAGCGGCTGCGGCGTATGTGGCCGCGAACGTCACGAAGCCCGTCGTCGGCTTCATCGCCGGCCAGACCGCCCCGCCCGGCAAGACGATGGGCCATGCCGGGGCGATCATCTCCGGCGGCAAGGGCACCGCGGCCGAGAAGATCCGGGCGCTGCAGGCCGCCGGGATCGCCGTGGCGCGCCATCCGGATGAGATCGCGGAGATCGTCGCGGGCCAACTGGGGCGATAA
- a CDS encoding CCA tRNA nucleotidyltransferase, whose translation MALREPVTPLAAARAVLAARSVPGWLVGGAVRDALLGRPLNDVDIVVPVDAVGLARAIARAAGGAFVPLAPDRGIARVVWPRSGAAGDGDAGAQDAILDVTDFVGGTLATDLAARDFTINALAVPLDDAHDDDAPGAAVDRAILRTRTIDLAGGLADLDARIVRMVSAAALDADPIRLLRGPRVAAELGFTLDDGTAAAITTRAGLLDRPARERVRDELMRLLAVDAAAEWIARLESLGLLAVVLPEVAACRAAGTPGADVLDHSLSVLDVACRMTRRAATAAADDPAGGAPSDLPPEIDRLIDRRRDVFAAHFGRRVGGRPWAVWWRLAALLHDIGKPAAARWDDAAGRWRYRGHDEAGAAMALELVQRLRLGQDEARRVVAVVRHHLRPLALADVPLSRRATYRFYQASGDAGVDTALHALADRAAKGEPGHADLARVSETVAALLDAWYDAPDVAVAPPPLLTGDDVMAEFRLPPGPRLGALLAGLREAQAAGDVGTVEAARAWVERALGAER comes from the coding sequence ATGGCCCTTCGTGAACCGGTCACGCCCCTCGCCGCCGCCCGCGCCGTCCTCGCCGCGCGCAGCGTGCCCGGCTGGCTGGTCGGCGGTGCCGTGCGGGACGCGCTGCTCGGGCGGCCACTGAACGACGTCGACATCGTCGTGCCCGTCGACGCCGTCGGGCTCGCCCGCGCGATCGCCCGCGCCGCCGGCGGCGCGTTCGTCCCGCTCGCACCCGACCGCGGCATCGCGCGCGTCGTCTGGCCGCGTTCGGGCGCTGCGGGCGATGGGGACGCCGGCGCCCAGGACGCGATCCTCGACGTGACGGACTTCGTCGGCGGCACGTTGGCGACCGACCTCGCGGCGCGCGACTTCACGATCAATGCGCTGGCCGTGCCGCTCGATGACGCGCACGACGACGACGCGCCAGGCGCCGCCGTCGATCGAGCCATCCTCCGCACCCGTACGATCGACCTCGCCGGCGGCCTCGCCGACCTCGACGCGCGGATCGTCCGCATGGTCAGCGCCGCGGCGCTCGACGCCGACCCGATCCGCCTGCTGCGCGGCCCGCGCGTCGCCGCCGAGCTCGGCTTCACACTCGACGACGGGACGGCCGCCGCCATCACGACGCGCGCCGGCCTGCTCGACCGCCCGGCGCGCGAGCGCGTGCGCGACGAGCTGATGCGGCTGCTGGCCGTCGACGCCGCCGCCGAGTGGATCGCGCGGCTCGAGTCGCTCGGCCTGCTGGCCGTCGTCCTGCCCGAGGTCGCGGCGTGCCGCGCCGCCGGCACGCCCGGCGCCGACGTCCTCGATCACTCCCTGTCCGTGCTCGACGTCGCGTGCCGCATGACCCGGCGCGCTGCAACGGCCGCTGCGGACGATCCGGCAGGCGGCGCGCCGTCCGACCTGCCGCCGGAGATCGACCGCCTCATCGACCGCCGCCGCGACGTGTTCGCCGCGCACTTCGGCCGACGCGTCGGCGGCCGGCCGTGGGCCGTGTGGTGGCGGCTCGCCGCGCTCCTCCACGACATCGGCAAGCCCGCAGCCGCACGCTGGGACGACGCCGCCGGCCGCTGGCGCTACCGCGGCCACGACGAGGCCGGCGCCGCGATGGCGCTCGAGCTCGTGCAGCGCCTGCGCCTCGGCCAGGACGAGGCCCGGCGCGTCGTCGCCGTCGTGCGCCACCACCTGCGCCCGCTGGCGCTGGCCGATGTCCCGCTGAGCCGCCGGGCGACCTATCGCTTCTACCAAGCCTCCGGCGACGCCGGCGTCGACACGGCGCTGCACGCCTTGGCCGATCGCGCCGCCAAGGGCGAGCCCGGACACGCCGACCTGGCGCGCGTCTCCGAGACCGTTGCGGCGCTGCTGGACGCCTGGTACGACGCCCCGGACGTCGCCGTGGCCCCGCCGCCCTTGCTCACCGGCGACGACGTGATGGCGGAGTTCCGCCTGCCGCCCGGTCCGCGTCTTGGCGCGCTGCTGGCTGGGCTGCGCGAAGCCCAGGCGGCAGGGGACGTCGGGACGGTCGAGGCGGCGCGGGCGTGGGTGGAGCGGGCGCTGGGGGCGGAGCGGTAG
- a CDS encoding class I SAM-dependent methyltransferase yields the protein MTDGAGHMEIYDAPTDSLLDSQHRDPLLRHLTRTIVAAARRHAPPPGSPPAAVGGPSARDFDGAAIDIGCGVGRTSLALAEAGYAVVGVDPSARAVALAAATADARGRATRTKFVVGDATADPPSEWIDRFPVAVCSEVIEHVTAPERVVDYARHVLRPGGILILTTPHDRRLWTAMDTYAGHVTRFTAAELRALLWDFDVLEIGTEGFPFQRIVMRTYDRALSRSGRAHTFGAIGNSPAYRAYTALMPWLLRVDHWFRGMGKGMTLVVVARRRVIVG from the coding sequence ATGACCGACGGCGCCGGCCACATGGAGATCTACGACGCCCCGACGGACAGCCTGCTCGACAGCCAGCACCGCGACCCGCTGCTGCGCCACCTGACGCGCACGATCGTCGCCGCGGCCCGCCGTCATGCGCCGCCGCCGGGTTCGCCGCCCGCGGCCGTCGGCGGGCCGTCCGCCCGCGACTTCGACGGAGCGGCGATCGACATCGGCTGCGGGGTCGGCCGGACGTCCCTCGCGCTGGCCGAGGCGGGCTACGCCGTCGTCGGCGTCGATCCGTCGGCGCGGGCAGTGGCGCTGGCGGCGGCGACGGCGGACGCGCGCGGGCGTGCGACCCGGACGAAGTTCGTCGTCGGCGACGCGACGGCCGATCCGCCGTCCGAGTGGATCGACCGCTTCCCGGTGGCAGTGTGCTCGGAGGTCATCGAGCACGTCACGGCGCCCGAGCGGGTCGTCGACTATGCCCGGCATGTCTTGCGCCCCGGCGGGATCCTCATTCTGACGACGCCCCACGACCGCCGGCTGTGGACCGCCATGGACACGTACGCCGGCCACGTGACGCGCTTCACCGCCGCCGAGCTGCGGGCGCTGCTGTGGGACTTCGACGTGCTCGAGATCGGCACCGAAGGGTTCCCGTTCCAGCGGATCGTCATGCGGACCTATGACCGGGCCTTGTCGCGAAGCGGTCGCGCCCACACGTTCGGTGCGATCGGGAACAGTCCGGCGTATCGGGCATACACCGCCTTGATGCCGTGGCTGTTGCGGGTGGATCACTGGTTTCGGGGCATGGGCAAGGGCATGACGCTGGTGGTGGTGGCGCGGAGGCGGGTGATCGTGGGTTGA
- the pdxT gene encoding pyridoxal 5'-phosphate synthase glutaminase subunit PdxT, translating into MGSPPAHPAQPRIGVLAIQGDVAEHLAALSRCGAEAVPVRRAAEIDGLDGIVLPGGESTAIGLIAREDGVLDALRRYVDQGGAVWGTCAGLILLARDAGHAQPLIGALDVTVERNAFGPQVFSFETDITIAGLAGGPFRAVFIRAPAISAAGPGVDVLATLDDGRIVAVRQGRLLATAFHPELTGDDRLHRWFVDLCRVGIDAARSAVHA; encoded by the coding sequence GTGGGATCGCCGCCGGCGCACCCCGCCCAACCCCGCATCGGCGTGCTGGCCATCCAAGGCGACGTCGCCGAGCACCTCGCTGCCCTGTCGCGCTGCGGTGCCGAGGCCGTGCCGGTGCGCCGCGCGGCCGAGATCGACGGCCTTGACGGGATCGTCCTGCCCGGCGGCGAGTCGACGGCGATCGGCCTGATCGCGCGCGAGGACGGCGTGCTGGACGCCTTGCGACGTTATGTCGACCAGGGCGGAGCGGTGTGGGGCACGTGCGCCGGGCTGATCCTGTTGGCGCGCGACGCCGGCCACGCGCAGCCGCTCATCGGCGCGCTCGATGTCACGGTCGAGCGCAACGCCTTCGGGCCGCAGGTCTTTTCGTTCGAGACCGACATCACGATCGCCGGCCTCGCAGGCGGCCCGTTCCGCGCCGTCTTCATCCGCGCCCCGGCGATCTCCGCCGCCGGCCCAGGCGTCGACGTCCTCGCCACGCTGGACGACGGCCGGATCGTGGCGGTACGCCAGGGCCGGCTGCTGGCGACGGCGTTCCATCCGGAGCTGACGGGCGACGACCGGCTGCACCGGTGGTTCGTCGATCTGTGCCGCGTCGGGATCGACGCGGCGCGTTCGGCGGTGCACGCATGA
- the pdxS gene encoding pyridoxal 5'-phosphate synthase lyase subunit PdxS, which translates to MPDAVQPPGGGRVERETGTWRVKSGMAQMLKGGVIMDVTTAEQARIAEDAGAVAVMALERVPSDIRAEGGVARMAAIEKIEEIIRTVTIPVMAKARIGHFVEAQILQQLGVDYIDESEVLTPADDAHHIDKHGFTVPFVCGCRNLGEALRRVSEGAAMIRTKGEAGTGDIVEAVRHARSVIGEMRRLTTLGGEQLVAAAKDLGAPIDLLRVVAETGHLPVVNFAAGGIATPADAALMMQLGVDGVFVGSGIFKSEHPDRAAAAIVRATAHYGDPAVLAEVSRGIGAPMRGQQATMIAEADRLATRGW; encoded by the coding sequence ATGCCAGATGCGGTGCAGCCGCCAGGAGGTGGTCGGGTGGAACGAGAGACCGGTACATGGCGGGTCAAGAGCGGCATGGCGCAGATGCTCAAGGGCGGCGTCATCATGGACGTGACGACGGCGGAGCAGGCCCGGATTGCCGAGGACGCCGGCGCGGTGGCGGTGATGGCGCTGGAGCGGGTGCCGTCGGACATCCGCGCCGAGGGCGGGGTGGCGCGCATGGCGGCCATCGAGAAGATCGAGGAGATCATCCGGACGGTGACGATCCCGGTCATGGCCAAGGCCCGGATCGGCCACTTCGTGGAGGCGCAGATCCTCCAGCAGCTCGGGGTCGACTACATCGACGAGAGCGAGGTGCTCACCCCGGCCGACGACGCGCACCACATCGACAAGCACGGCTTCACGGTGCCGTTCGTGTGCGGCTGCCGCAACCTGGGCGAGGCGCTGCGCCGCGTCAGCGAGGGCGCGGCGATGATCCGCACGAAGGGCGAGGCCGGCACGGGCGACATCGTGGAGGCGGTGCGCCACGCCCGGTCCGTCATCGGCGAGATGCGGCGGCTGACGACGCTCGGCGGCGAGCAGCTCGTGGCCGCCGCCAAGGACCTCGGGGCGCCGATCGATCTGTTGCGCGTCGTCGCCGAGACCGGTCATCTGCCGGTCGTGAACTTCGCGGCCGGCGGCATCGCCACGCCGGCGGACGCGGCGCTCATGATGCAGCTCGGCGTCGACGGCGTGTTCGTCGGCTCGGGGATCTTCAAGAGCGAGCATCCGGACCGCGCCGCCGCCGCCATCGTCCGGGCCACCGCCCATTACGGCGATCCGGCCGTCCTCGCGGAGGTCAGCCGCGGCATCGGCGCGCCGATGCGCGGCCAGCAGGCGACGATGATCGCCGAAGCGGATCGCCTGGCGACGCGCGGCTGGTGA